One Mercurialis annua linkage group LG3, ddMerAnnu1.2, whole genome shotgun sequence DNA window includes the following coding sequences:
- the LOC126672392 gene encoding uncharacterized protein LOC126672392, which yields MTPPKPNKPLLLYLSAVHESLGCMLAQEDDGVERAVYYLSQGLTDTEIRYSDIEKMCLCLYFTCCKLRYYMLPVVVYVLSQTDIIKYILSKPYLRNRIGKWAIAMSEFTLVYVPQRAVKGQVLADFLADHPGITLREETINFCDIAIWEMWFDGSRTSRGAGAGVHIVSPLGASYRLSFRLQFECTNNQAEYEALIFGLEILAELKAKAINVRGDSLLVIKQVIGEFKCKSELLIRYCNKARHLIEGFQDTRIEYIERADNERETLNLHTGGITIDEKKFSIYQLDVTQDWRVELLNWFENPDPANRRLRTLALNYVVLAGELYKKGFEGLLFRCIGLKEAMLAMAGVHEGIAGAHQAGPRMRWLIHKYGFYWPKMEQDCIRYAKGCESCQKCGHIQHVPAEELHSIIKPWPFRGWAVDLIGKIYPDSSDGHTFVIITTCYFTKWVEAKPLKSPTQEAVIKFFKEYLVHRHGLPESITTDQGTMFTGSDIVWWASQMKIKMLHSTSYYAQANGQAEATNKAIKLIVQKMIEENPRQ from the exons ATGACCCCCCCAAAGCCAAATAAACCATTGCTGCTTTATTTATCGGCTGTACACGAATCCCTGGGgtgtatgctcgcccaagaggatGACGGGGTCGAAAGAGCAGTCTACTACCTGAGCCAAGGGCTGACAGACACAGAAATTCGCTATAGCGACATAGAAAAGATGTGTCTGTGCTTGTACTTCACATGTTGCAAGCTGCGATACTACATGCTGCCAGTAGTGGTGTACGTACTAtcccagaccgatatcattaagtatattCTATCAAAACCATACTTAAGAAATCGGATTGGGAAATGGGCGATAGCGATGTCCGAATTCACATTAGTGTATGTTCCCCAAAGAGCAGTGAAAGGACAAGTATTGGCAGATTTCTTGGCCGATCACCCTGGTATTACCCTCAGGGAGGAAACGATTAATTTCTGTGACATTGCCATATGGGAGATGTGGTTCGACGGGTCCAGGACGAGCCGGGGGGCAGGCGCCGGAGTACACATCGTCTCGCCCCTGGGGGCATCTTACCGATTGTCATTCAGACTCCAGTTTGAATGTACCAACAATCAGGCAGAATACGAGGCCCTAATATTCGGTCTCGAGATTTTAGCCGAGCTAAAAGCAAAGGCGATCAACGTAAGAGGCGATTCTTTGTTGGTCATCAAACAAGTGATTGGAGAGTTCAAATGCAAGTCCGAGTTATTAATAAGATATTGCAATAAGGCAAGACACCTGATTGAAGGCTTTCAGGATACGAGGATAGAATATATCGAGAGGGCCGATAATG AAAGAGAAACGCTGAATCTCCACACTGGGGGCATCACCATCGACGAGAAGAAATTCTCTATCTACCAGTTGGATGTTACCCAAGATTGGAGGGTCGAGCTCTTGAATTGGTTCGAAAATCCAGATCCCGCGAATAGAAGGTTGAGAACTTTAGCCCTAAATTACGTTGTATTAGCTGGCGAATTATACAAAAAGGGTTTCGAAGGGCTACTCTTCAGGTGCATCGGCCTAAAAGAAGCAATGCTTGCGATGGCCGGGGTACATGAAGGAATAGCGGGCGCTCACCAGGCGGGCCCTAGAATGAGATGGCTgatccataaatacggcttttattggccgaaGATGGAACAAGATTGCATAAGATATGCCAAGGGGTGCGAATCTTGTCAGAAATGTGGTCATATACAGCATGTCCCGGCCGAAGAACTACACTCCATTATTAAGCCATGGCCATTTAGAGGATGGGCAGTCGACCTAATAGGGAAGATATATCCTGACTCGTCAGATGGCCATACCTTTGTAATTATCACCACTTGCTATTTCACCAAATGGGTCGAAGCCAAGCCCTTGAAATCGCCGACGCAAGAAGCTGTGATCAAGTTCTTCAAAGAATACCTCGTCCACCGACACGGGTTACCTGAATCAATAACCACagatcaagggacgatgttcacaGGAAGCGATATAGTTTGGTGGGCTTCTcaaatgaagataaaaatgttaCACTCAACATCATACTATGCGCAAGCCAACGGACAGGCCGAAGCCACGAACAAAGCTATCAAGCTTATAGTtcaaaagatgattgaagaaaacccaagacAATGA